In the genome of Bosea sp. ANAM02, the window CTGAGCAGGAATGACAGGAACAGCACGACCGTGACCGTGACCGAGCCGGTGACGCCGTGCAGCAGCGTCAGGCCGAGCACGAGGAAGAGCAGGACGGTCGCCAGCATCCAGAACAGGAAGTCGATCAGGAAGGCGACGAGTCGCTCGCCGTGGTTGGCGACATCGACCTCCAGCGTCACGCCCTCCGGCGTGGTGATCTCGCGGCGGTTGCGGGTGATGCCGTCAAGCAGACGGTTGATGCGGTCAAGTCGCTGGGCCATGGCGTCCGCGTCTGCCGCTGGAGAGGAAATAGGCGGCCCATAGCGCGCCCGTCGCAGCGCCGATCGCGAGCCGCCAGGGCGTCGAGGCGATGAGCTGGCGCAGGCCGCCTTCGATGAGTCCCGCGACGAAGAGCATCAGCACGGCCCCGCCCGCGAGCCCGGCCGCCGCCTTGCCGGCCATGGCGAGGCTGTCGAGGCGATTGTAGCGCCCGGGAAACAGGATCTTCTCGGCGATGACGAGCCCGCCGGCGCCGCACAGGATCAGCGCGCCGATCTCGGTCACGCCATGGATCGAGACCCAGCCGATGAAGTCGACGAGCAGGCCGCGATTGGAGTGCAGTGCGAAAAAGGCCCCGAGCACGACGCCCTGGTAGCCGAGCAGCAGCAGCGTCGGCACGCCGCCGAAGACGCCGAGCCCGAAGGTCATGATCCCGATCGTGGCGTTATGGCGGAACAGGAAATTGGCGAAGACCACGAAGGAATCGACGAAGCCCGGCCAGGGTGCGAAAATTTCGGTCCGGCGCAACTGCTCGGCGGTGCTGGCCGGCCCGCGCCCGCCGGCCATGCTCTCGGGCACGAGCAGGCTGAACCAGGCTTCGTTCGGCAACACCATCAGGTAGCCGATGGCGATGCCGGCCGCGATGGCGAGCGTCGCCAGCAGGATATGCCAGCCCGCGCCGCGGACGGCCTGCGGGAAGCCGTGTTTCAGGAAGCCTCCGAGCGCTTCGAGGACGCCGATGCGCGGGCCGTAGACGACGAAGAAGGCGCGCAGCACCAGTCCTTCGAGATAGAGGATCAGGTTGCGGTCTAATGCGATCGAGCGGGCGACGGAGAGCGAGGAGGCGGCTGTCCGGTAGAGCAGGGGGAGTTCCTGCAATTCGGCGGCCGAGAGACGCGACAGGCCCTTCTTCTCGACGCGCGAGACGAGATCGTCGAGCACGCGCCAAGCCGTCTCGCGGTTGCGGCGGAACTCGGCGCTGCGCAGCGTCACGGTCGCGACCGGGGGCGGCGGAGCCGCCGTCGAGGCGCTGTTCGGTTCTATAGCAGCCCCCTCTGCTTGATGGTGAGGTAGCGGTTGACCAGGCCGACGGCGAGGCCGCGCGGCGGAATCTCCAGGCAATGCACGCCCATCCGCGCCAGTCGCTCCAGCACCACCGCGCGCTCGCGCTGCAGGTCGCGCGCGACGACCGCCTCGGCGACCGGCCGGAAGCCCGCGGGCTCGGCCTCGACGATATCGGCCAAGAGCGGGTCGCGCAGCGTGACGAAGATCACGGCGTGGCGATTGGCCATGCGCTGGAGGCTTTCGAGCAGGAGCCCCGCCGTCGTGGTGTCGATGAACTCGGTGAACAGGACGACCAGCGCCCGGCGCTTCAGGCGAGCGTTCAGCTCGGCCAGGCCCAGCGTGAAATTGGTCTCCTCGGCCCGATAACCGAGCTGGCTCGATGCGTTCTGGAGCCGGGCGAAGGCGCTGCGGCCAGGCGAGGGCTGGAGATATTGCCGGATGCGTGCATCGAAGCCGAACGAACCGACATGGTCGCCGCTGCGCAATGCGACCCAGCCGAGCAACAGCCCGGCATGGATCGCGTGGTCGAGGCGCGGCAGGCCGTCGATCGGCTCCGCCATCAGGTAGCCGGTGTCGAAGGCGAGCACGATCTGGTGGTTGCGCTCGATCCGGAATTCCTTCGACAGCAGCTTGAGATGCTTGGCCGAGTGCTTCCAGTCGATGAAGCGGTTGTCGAGCCCCTGGACATGGTCGCGCAGGGCCTCGAACTCGGTGCCTTCGCCCTTCTGGCGCTGGACCTTGATGCCATCGATGGCATCGCGGCTGAAGAACTGCACGGCGGCCGAGGCGATGCCGCGGATATCGGGCACGACATCGATCGTGAGCGCCTGCGGCCGGCGCTGGCTCCGGCCGGCGAGGCCGAGCGGCCCGTGCCAGCGCAGCCAGAGCGCCTCGATGACAATCCGTCCGCGCCGGAGCGGCCGGATCGGCAGCGTGACCATGCCCACCGTTCCCGGCGGAACCTCCAGCCGGGCAGGTTCGGGCGGCGCGGTATCGCCGCTCTGTTCGGGCAGGACCTGGATCGCGACCGCCCTTGATGCGCCCTCGATGCCGGCGCTCACGCTCAATTGCTCTTCGCTGCCGATATATAATCGCGGCGGGGCATCGACCGTGAGCGCCAATCGCGACGGCCGGACGCAGAGCAGGGCGTCGAGCCCGATCAGCGCCAGCACGAACAGGCCGAGATCGAGCGCGATTGGCCAGAGCGCCGGGTCATGGATCAGCAGGCCGATGGCGACCGGCACGGTCGCCCCGAAGAGCAGGACGGCGCGCGGTGTCGGCCTGATCATCGCGGCACGGCGACCTGGTCGATCAGTTCGAGAATGACCTTGTCGGCGACCAGGCCGTCGATCTCGGCATTGGGCGCGAGCACGATCCGGTGACGCAGCAGGGGCAGGGCGATGCCCTTGACGTCGTCGGGGATGACGAAGTCGCGTCCTTGCGTCGCAGCCCGCGCCCGGCTGGCCGAGGCCAGCATCGTCGCGGCGCGCGGCGAGGCGCCGGTCTCGATCGCCGGGTGCTCGCGCGTCGCGCGGATGAGATCGACGATATAGCCGACCAGCGGCTCGCCGAGCGCGATCCCGCCGACCAGCGCGCGCGCCGCCAGCAAGTGCTGTTCCGAGACCACCGAGGCGAGGCCGAACTCCGCGAGCTTCGGCATGGCGGCGCGGTGCCCATGGCGCGCGACGATGGCGAATTCCTCCTCGCGGCTGGGATAGGCGAGGTTGATCTTGAACAGGAAGCGGTCGAGCTGCGCCTCGGGTAGCGGATAGGTGCCCTGCTGCTCGATCGGGTTCTGGGTCGCCACCACCATGAAGGCCTCGCCCAGCGGATGGGTGGTGCCGTCGATGGTGACGTTGCGCTCGTTCATCGCCTGCAACAGCGCGGCCTGCGTCTTGGGGGGCGTGCGGTTGATCTCGTCGGCAAGCAGGATGTCGGTGAAGATCGGGCCGCGCGTCAGGTTGAAGCTGCTGGTGCGGAAATCGAAGAGATTGGTGCCGAGCAGGTCGCCCGGCATCATGTCCGGCGTGAACTGGATGCGCCCGAAGCGCAGCGAAAGCCCGGCCGCGAAGCTTTGCGCCAGCAGCGTCTTGGCCGTGCCCGGCACGCCCTCCAGCAGGACATGCCCGCCGCAGAGCAGGCTGACGAGCATCAGCTCGACGACCTCGTCCTGGCCGACGACGGCTTTGCGGATTTCGCCGCGAAGCCCTTCAGTGATCGTCGAGACGTCGCGGAGTTCCATGCGGCATGTCCTTGCGCCAGTGATGGAGCGCCTGCGCCGCGGCAAGCAGCGAGGCGAGATTGCGGGAGCCGGCCACTGGGTTGTCGGCCAGCCCGGCGAGCGGTTTCGGGTCGATGCCGCGCGCCTCGGACGCCTGCACCAGCCATGCGGTCAGCGCAGCGCCTTCGAGCCCGGCCGGCGCGCGCAAGACCCGCGCGGCGTCCTGCAGCGTCATCGCGATATAGCGCTGCAGGATCGCGGCATGGTGCCCGGCATAGTCGACGAGAGCTGCGGCATTGCCGATCAGGGCATGCCGGCCGGCATCGAGCCGGCGCGGCGCCGGCAGGGGCGCGCCGAAGCGTCCCATCGCCGCCCAGAGCAGCAATGCGATCGCTGCGACGATCTGGGCAAGTACGAGATTGAACGGGAATTCATAGAGGAATTTCAGCAGGTTGGGTGGCGATCTTCGGAAGCCGTGGATGGTCTCGTCGAAGACCAGCGTGCGGCTCCGGCCATCGGCCAAGGCTGCGACCATGTCGCGTACGAAGGCGGCATTCTGGCCCTTGCCGATGCCGTGGTTCTCGATCGGGTCGGGATCGGCCAGCACCAGCGTCCGGCGATTGCCCTGTCGCAACTCGCCGAGCAGGATGCCGTCCGGGGTCGAGATCAGCGGCGTGAGGTTGGAGCCCTTGATGAGCTGGAGCTCGCCCTGCACGGTCGGGTCAGCCGCGGTGATCACCTTGCTGTAGGACGTAGGCGGCTTGGTCCGGACGATATCGCCGCCACTGACCGCCGCGCTGAGCGCGGCTTGTACACGCAGCACCGGCGCAAGCTCCGCGTGGCCGATCCAGTCCTTGCGCCGCTCGCCCGGGCGCACGGTCCATTTCGGCAGGACGAGCAGGATGCGGCCGGCGGTTCCGAGCTTGTTGCGGTTCTCGTCGCTGGCGAGACTGCCTGCCGGCTCGGCGAGGATGAGCACGCCGCTCTCGCCGATCGCCTCCAGGGGCCGGTCCTCGGCGCGCAGCGTCCGGTAGCCCAGGCCATCGAGCAGGTCGTGGAAGGCGAGATGGCCGACGGCGGAATTGGAATAGCTGTTGGCGCCGGATGCGAGGCCCGCCGCCTCGCGCCCGCCCATTCCCGTCAGCAGCAGCGATGCCGCGAAGAGGGTGCAGAGCGCCGCGGCGAGCGCTGCGAGGACGCGCGGTTGGAAGGTCATTGCCGCCATCAGGCTGCTCCCGTCGCCAGAGAGCGCTTCAGCGTCTCGAACTCCTGCCGGCAGCCGAGATAATCCTGCTGCCCCGCCGGCCTTCCGCCGAAATAGGTCTGCTCGACCGACCGGACGATGGCGCCGAGCGCGCCGCTTCCCGCCTGCGGCAGGGAGACCTTGCGCAGGATCTCCCGGCTCGTCAGCGAAACCGCGAAGCTGGTGCCGAGCCGGAGTTTTATCTCGGCGAGGCTATTCAGCAGCAGCACATGCATGGCCTCGCCATAATGCCCCCGGCTGGCGAGGTCGTCGGCTTCGACCTGCGCTTCGTTCATCCGGGCGGAGGCATCGGACGAGCCGGCCGGGAGGTCCGCCGCCCTGATCCGGCGCGAGCGGCTGAAGGCCGGCAGGCTGTCGCGCAGGGACCAGATCGTCACGGCCACGCCGATGATGACGGCGCCCCAGAGCAGGAGGCGCGCCATGTCGGCCGAAATGTCGAACTTCAGCCAGTCCAGCCAGCTCGCCGCCTTCGCCTCGGGGGCGGGCATCTGCGTCTGGATGTCGTGGCGGCGGACAGCCTGCCTGACGATCTCGCCCGCATCGGTGGCCGCCCGCGCCACGCCGCCGAGCGCGACGGCGCAGAATGCAACGAGCGGGACAGGCAATCGCTTCACAGGCTTTCGAATCCGCATGCGGCCGAAAGCCAGTATGGCGAAGAAATCCGTCGCGCCATAGCCGGGGCATGCGCGGCGGGGCGAGGGGCCCCGCCGGCCTGGTGCCGTCAGTTCAGGCTGGCGCGCTTCATGAAGGTGCCGCCCTTCATGATGACAGGCATGTGCCGGCCCTGTCGGGTCAGCAGCGAGAGGTCCTTCAGCGGATCGCCGTCGACGACGATCAGGTCGGCATGGGCGCCGGCCGCGACCGTGCCGATCAGGCCTTCCATCCTCAGGAGCTTGGCCGCGACATGGGTCGCCGAGGCGATGACCTCGTGGGCCGGCAGGGCGCGGCCGCGGATCACGAACTCCTCGGACTGGTACTTGTGCATCTCGCCGAGCAGGTCGCTGCCATAGGCCATGGTCAGGCCGGCCTTCTTCATGATGGCGAGCGATTCCATGCCGGCCGAGCGCACGACATCGACCTTGGCGACCGAATCCGGCGGGAAGCCGAGCTTCGGCCCGTCCGAGACCAGCTTGTCATAGGTCACCAGCGTCGGAACCGCGACGGCGCCCTTGCTGGCCGCGAGCTTCGCCGTCTCGGCCTTGATCAGGTTGCAATGCTCCAGCGAATGCACGCCGGCCTCGACGCAGCGGCGGATGGCGTCGTCGGTATAGACATGGGCCGAGACATAGGTGCCGGCCATCCTCGCTTCCTCGACCACGGCCTCGAGTTCGCTGACGGAGAAACCGAGGAAATGGATCGGGTCGGTCGGCGAGGCGCAGCCGCCATTGGCCATGATCTTGATGAAGTCGGCCCCGCCCTTCAGCTCCTCGCGCGCGGCGCGGCGGACCTGGTCGACGCCGTCGCAGATGCGGCCGAGCGCGCCGAGGCGATGGCGCTCGATCACGCTCGGGCGGTCGTCATAGCGGCCGCGGAAATCGGCATGGCCGCCGGTCTGGCTCAGCGCCTTGCCGGAGATGACGAGGCGCGGTGTCGGGAAATCGCCTTCCTCCGTCGCCTGCTTCAGGCCGAAATCGGCGCCGCCGACATCGCGCACCGTGGTGAAGCCGCGCATCAGCATCGCCCGCATGATCCCGAAGGAGCGGGCGGTGACCAGCGAATCCGGCAGGCGGGAATTGGCGCCGAGATCGGCGACGCCGGCCACGACATGGACATGGGCGTCGATCAGGCCGGGCATCAGCGTCCTGCCCTTGAGATCGACGACCTTGGCCTTGGCCGAGGTTACGGATTTGCCGACCTCGCGGATGGTGCTGCCCTCGACGAGGACGCTGACGGGCGCGCCCGCTTCCGGCGCCGAGCCGTCGACGATGCGGGCATTGGTGAACAGGGTGGAAGCCACTTGCATGTTCCTTCAGTCAGGATGCGTCGGGGAAACGGGATCAGGCGGCCTTGTTGGCGGCGCGCGCGGCAAGGAAGGCCGGCACCAGCAGCGGCGCGAGCCGCTCGACCGGCGCGACATGCTCCTCGCGGTAATGGTGCTCGGGCGCGAGCAGATTGATCGTGCCGACGACCTTGCCGTCATAGATCGCGGGGATGTTGATCACGGAGCCGAGCCCCATGCTCTCGATCAATTCATGGTCGAAGAAGGCCCAGCGGATGCCGGCCTTGTCCTTGCCGAGATAGGGCTGGCGGCCGTCGAGCACATGCTTGCCCCAGGGCGTCGGGCCCATCGTCTTGCGGCCGGAGACCGGATACTCCGCCGGCCGGTTGGAATAGATGCGCGCGACCTCCTGCCCGTCGACATAGAGCAGCGTGAACAATTCGTGGCCGACGAGGCGGCGGGTGATGTCCTCGAAGGCCTTGAACACCGTG includes:
- a CDS encoding DUF4350 domain-containing protein; the protein is MAAMTFQPRVLAALAAALCTLFAASLLLTGMGGREAAGLASGANSYSNSAVGHLAFHDLLDGLGYRTLRAEDRPLEAIGESGVLILAEPAGSLASDENRNKLGTAGRILLVLPKWTVRPGERRKDWIGHAELAPVLRVQAALSAAVSGGDIVRTKPPTSYSKVITAADPTVQGELQLIKGSNLTPLISTPDGILLGELRQGNRRTLVLADPDPIENHGIGKGQNAAFVRDMVAALADGRSRTLVFDETIHGFRRSPPNLLKFLYEFPFNLVLAQIVAAIALLLWAAMGRFGAPLPAPRRLDAGRHALIGNAAALVDYAGHHAAILQRYIAMTLQDAARVLRAPAGLEGAALTAWLVQASEARGIDPKPLAGLADNPVAGSRNLASLLAAAQALHHWRKDMPHGTPRRLDDH
- a CDS encoding MoxR family ATPase — encoded protein: MELRDVSTITEGLRGEIRKAVVGQDEVVELMLVSLLCGGHVLLEGVPGTAKTLLAQSFAAGLSLRFGRIQFTPDMMPGDLLGTNLFDFRTSSFNLTRGPIFTDILLADEINRTPPKTQAALLQAMNERNVTIDGTTHPLGEAFMVVATQNPIEQQGTYPLPEAQLDRFLFKINLAYPSREEEFAIVARHGHRAAMPKLAEFGLASVVSEQHLLAARALVGGIALGEPLVGYIVDLIRATREHPAIETGASPRAATMLASASRARAATQGRDFVIPDDVKGIALPLLRHRIVLAPNAEIDGLVADKVILELIDQVAVPR
- a CDS encoding amidohydrolase family protein, producing MASTLFTNARIVDGSAPEAGAPVSVLVEGSTIREVGKSVTSAKAKVVDLKGRTLMPGLIDAHVHVVAGVADLGANSRLPDSLVTARSFGIMRAMLMRGFTTVRDVGGADFGLKQATEEGDFPTPRLVISGKALSQTGGHADFRGRYDDRPSVIERHRLGALGRICDGVDQVRRAAREELKGGADFIKIMANGGCASPTDPIHFLGFSVSELEAVVEEARMAGTYVSAHVYTDDAIRRCVEAGVHSLEHCNLIKAETAKLAASKGAVAVPTLVTYDKLVSDGPKLGFPPDSVAKVDVVRSAGMESLAIMKKAGLTMAYGSDLLGEMHKYQSEEFVIRGRALPAHEVIASATHVAAKLLRMEGLIGTVAAGAHADLIVVDGDPLKDLSLLTRQGRHMPVIMKGGTFMKRASLN
- a CDS encoding DUF58 domain-containing protein, translating into MIRPTPRAVLLFGATVPVAIGLLIHDPALWPIALDLGLFVLALIGLDALLCVRPSRLALTVDAPPRLYIGSEEQLSVSAGIEGASRAVAIQVLPEQSGDTAPPEPARLEVPPGTVGMVTLPIRPLRRGRIVIEALWLRWHGPLGLAGRSQRRPQALTIDVVPDIRGIASAAVQFFSRDAIDGIKVQRQKGEGTEFEALRDHVQGLDNRFIDWKHSAKHLKLLSKEFRIERNHQIVLAFDTGYLMAEPIDGLPRLDHAIHAGLLLGWVALRSGDHVGSFGFDARIRQYLQPSPGRSAFARLQNASSQLGYRAEETNFTLGLAELNARLKRRALVVLFTEFIDTTTAGLLLESLQRMANRHAVIFVTLRDPLLADIVEAEPAGFRPVAEAVVARDLQRERAVVLERLARMGVHCLEIPPRGLAVGLVNRYLTIKQRGLL
- a CDS encoding GAF domain-containing protein, encoding MSDDLATLSALIREPGQPDTVFKAFEDITRRLVGHELFTLLYVDGQEVARIYSNRPAEYPVSGRKTMGPTPWGKHVLDGRQPYLGKDKAGIRWAFFDHELIESMGLGSVINIPAIYDGKVVGTINLLAPEHHYREEHVAPVERLAPLLVPAFLAARAANKAA
- a CDS encoding stage II sporulation protein M, which encodes MTLRSAEFRRNRETAWRVLDDLVSRVEKKGLSRLSAAELQELPLLYRTAASSLSVARSIALDRNLILYLEGLVLRAFFVVYGPRIGVLEALGGFLKHGFPQAVRGAGWHILLATLAIAAGIAIGYLMVLPNEAWFSLLVPESMAGGRGPASTAEQLRRTEIFAPWPGFVDSFVVFANFLFRHNATIGIMTFGLGVFGGVPTLLLLGYQGVVLGAFFALHSNRGLLVDFIGWVSIHGVTEIGALILCGAGGLVIAEKILFPGRYNRLDSLAMAGKAAAGLAGGAVLMLFVAGLIEGGLRQLIASTPWRLAIGAATGALWAAYFLSSGRRGRHGPAT